Proteins co-encoded in one Ammoniphilus sp. CFH 90114 genomic window:
- the sspI gene encoding small acid-soluble spore protein SspI, with amino-acid sequence MNISQVNLREAVMANVSDSSLGELRSTIMDAIESREDKTLPGLGVLFEVLWNQADPSKQGEILQLLHQGLGQK; translated from the coding sequence ATGAATATCAGCCAGGTTAATTTACGGGAAGCGGTTATGGCCAATGTTTCTGATTCTTCCCTAGGTGAATTGCGAAGCACCATTATGGACGCGATTGAAAGCAGAGAGGACAAGACTCTTCCCGGCCTCGGGGTTTTATTCGAAGTTCTCTGGAATCAAGCAGATCCTTCCAAACAGGGAGAGATTCTTCAACTGTTACATCAGGGATTGGGACAAAAGTGA
- a CDS encoding phage holin family protein, with protein MAWISHIIRFFVATIVLYFVGFLVPGFTIRGLTTAIVTAAVIAALGWIFEAFFGGELSPYGRGIAGFLSTALIIYLTKFIVYGVEVTLIGALLASLLVGIIDLFLPAKSRFWGKS; from the coding sequence ATGGCATGGATTAGCCATATTATCCGTTTTTTTGTAGCGACCATCGTACTCTACTTTGTAGGCTTCCTTGTACCGGGTTTTACTATCCGCGGGTTAACAACCGCAATCGTTACTGCAGCGGTCATCGCTGCATTAGGCTGGATTTTCGAAGCCTTCTTTGGTGGAGAGCTCTCTCCCTATGGCAGGGGCATTGCCGGGTTCTTGTCAACAGCACTGATCATATATCTGACGAAGTTCATCGTATACGGAGTGGAAGTAACTTTAATTGGCGCTTTACTTGCCTCACTTTTAGTTGGAATCATTGACCTTTTTCTCCCTGCAAAGTCAAGGTTCTGGGGAAAAAGTTGA
- a CDS encoding B12-binding domain-containing radical SAM protein: MNTVIATLNAKYIHMSLALRYLKSYCEKDFPIEIREFTIKDTPMNIVTDIFLHQPDVVGFSCYIWNIEETIIVIDMLKKIKPDIQIVLGGPEVSYDVEYWMNRLSGVDFIVVGEGEETFHHLLQEISGDKKYHLVFGVAYRKDGVPVINPPRPKLDLNNIPSPFQDFPDLPELRNRVVYFETSRGCPFSCSFCLSSIEVGVRYFDIERTKQELKYLIDNGVKLIKFVDRTFNIKRDYALEIFEFLIQNHKGTVFQFEITADIMRPEVLDYLAKHAPPGVFRFEIGVQSTRDETNLIVNRRQNFEKLSYTVRTIKEAKNIDQHLDLIAGLPEEDYLSFRKTFNDVFALRPEELQLGFLKMLRGTGVRLNAEKYGYVWMEHSPYEILGNNVLPFSDIVKIKRVEDVLEKYWNAHRMDHTLEFLVSRVFETPFDFFQQFGDYWEERGWQRIGHQLEDLFVRLYDFLEQSKVDQLPVIKGLMQLDYFLTQKNKPRKTWWTFDMGKQEQQRYMRLVAENPAWLGNDFAALRLDEKDLHKHAVLEVIPFDLSLYIQKGEIQEEPSMLIVYYEVGKGPAYFSGPLAKVKILEF, translated from the coding sequence ATGAATACCGTGATTGCAACGTTGAATGCAAAGTACATTCATATGTCATTAGCTCTTCGTTATCTGAAGTCCTACTGTGAAAAGGATTTTCCAATTGAGATAAGGGAGTTCACGATAAAGGATACACCAATGAATATTGTCACGGATATCTTTTTACATCAGCCAGATGTAGTCGGTTTTTCCTGCTATATATGGAATATAGAAGAAACGATCATTGTGATAGATATGTTAAAAAAGATAAAGCCAGACATTCAAATCGTATTAGGGGGACCGGAGGTTTCCTACGATGTAGAGTACTGGATGAATCGCTTGTCTGGTGTGGATTTTATTGTCGTGGGTGAAGGAGAGGAGACGTTTCATCATTTATTACAGGAAATCTCCGGTGACAAGAAGTATCACCTGGTTTTTGGCGTCGCCTATCGGAAAGATGGGGTTCCCGTCATCAATCCCCCACGTCCCAAGTTAGATCTAAACAATATTCCCTCTCCGTTCCAAGACTTTCCTGATCTTCCCGAACTGAGAAACCGAGTGGTCTATTTTGAAACCTCAAGAGGATGTCCTTTCTCCTGTAGCTTCTGTCTCTCATCTATTGAGGTCGGAGTACGTTATTTTGACATTGAACGGACCAAACAGGAATTGAAGTATCTCATCGACAATGGGGTTAAGCTTATTAAGTTTGTAGATCGCACCTTTAATATTAAGAGGGACTATGCATTAGAAATCTTTGAATTCCTTATTCAAAACCATAAGGGCACCGTTTTCCAGTTTGAGATTACGGCTGATATCATGCGTCCGGAGGTGTTAGATTACTTAGCGAAGCATGCACCACCTGGAGTATTTCGATTTGAAATTGGTGTCCAATCCACGAGAGATGAAACCAACCTGATTGTGAACCGGAGACAAAATTTCGAAAAATTAAGCTATACGGTACGAACGATTAAGGAAGCCAAAAATATTGATCAACACCTAGATTTAATTGCAGGATTACCAGAGGAGGATTATTTATCCTTCCGCAAAACCTTTAATGATGTTTTTGCCCTGCGTCCAGAAGAGCTTCAGTTAGGTTTCTTAAAGATGTTGAGAGGAACTGGGGTAAGGTTGAATGCTGAGAAATACGGCTATGTTTGGATGGAACATTCCCCCTATGAAATACTAGGAAATAATGTTCTCCCCTTCAGCGACATTGTCAAGATAAAAAGGGTAGAGGATGTATTAGAAAAGTACTGGAACGCTCATCGGATGGATCACACGTTAGAATTCCTTGTCTCTCGTGTGTTTGAAACTCCTTTTGACTTCTTCCAGCAATTCGGAGACTATTGGGAAGAACGTGGGTGGCAAAGAATTGGACATCAGCTCGAGGATTTATTTGTAAGATTGTATGATTTTCTAGAACAATCAAAAGTGGATCAGTTGCCTGTTATCAAGGGGTTAATGCAACTCGATTATTTCCTTACTCAGAAGAATAAGCCAAGAAAAACTTGGTGGACATTCGATATGGGCAAACAAGAACAACAAAGATATATGCGTCTAGTTGCAGAGAATCCAGCTTGGTTAGGGAACGACTTTGCTGCACTAAGGCTGGATGAAAAGGATCTTCATAAACATGCGGTCCTAGAAGTGATTCCTTTTGATTTGTCCTTGTATATTCAAAAAGGAGAAATTCAGGAAGAGCCCAGCATGTTAATTGTCTATTATGAAGTAGGGAAGGGTCCTGCCTATTTTTCTGGGCCGCTTGCTAAAGTGAAAATTTTGGAATTTTAA
- a CDS encoding M42 family metallopeptidase, with the protein MEDKTLEMFKELTETPGAPGHEGPVREVMKKYIAPYADEVYTDNLGSLIAKRTGNVEGPKVMVAGHLDEVAFMITMITDKGFLRFQPLGGWWEQVMLAQRVTILTRKGPIEGVIGSTPPHILSPEARRKPVDKKNMFIDIGASSREEAEDFGVRPGDTVVPICPFTVMKNEKLMMAKAWDNRIGCAIAIEVLRRLKEEEHPNVVFGVGTVQEEVGLRGAQTSVHAVGPDIAFAVDVGIAGDTPGIKKEDAQSRLGGGPQLLLFDASMIPHRGLRDFVIDTADELGIPYQFDTVAGGGTDAGRLHLHNKGVPSMVVSIATRYIHSHAAILHRDDFENAVKLLVEVIKRLDQAKLEEIKQV; encoded by the coding sequence ATGGAAGACAAAACCTTAGAGATGTTTAAAGAACTAACCGAGACACCAGGAGCCCCTGGACACGAAGGGCCAGTAAGGGAAGTCATGAAAAAATACATAGCTCCTTATGCGGATGAGGTTTATACCGATAATCTAGGGAGTTTGATCGCCAAGCGTACAGGAAATGTTGAAGGTCCTAAGGTTATGGTTGCAGGACACTTAGATGAAGTGGCCTTCATGATTACGATGATTACGGATAAAGGCTTCTTGCGTTTTCAACCACTAGGTGGCTGGTGGGAGCAAGTGATGCTAGCGCAAAGAGTAACGATATTAACGCGGAAAGGTCCAATTGAAGGAGTCATTGGTTCTACGCCTCCTCATATCCTTTCTCCAGAAGCTAGAAGAAAACCAGTGGATAAGAAGAATATGTTTATCGATATCGGAGCTTCAAGTAGGGAGGAAGCCGAAGATTTCGGAGTCAGACCGGGAGATACGGTTGTACCGATTTGTCCTTTCACCGTTATGAAAAATGAAAAGCTGATGATGGCTAAGGCTTGGGATAATCGAATTGGTTGTGCGATTGCGATCGAGGTTCTAAGACGTCTTAAAGAAGAAGAGCATCCGAATGTAGTTTTTGGAGTCGGAACCGTGCAAGAAGAAGTGGGACTGCGTGGTGCGCAGACTTCGGTTCATGCGGTTGGACCCGATATCGCTTTTGCTGTAGATGTCGGTATTGCAGGGGATACACCAGGTATTAAGAAGGAAGATGCGCAATCAAGGCTTGGGGGCGGACCGCAGCTCTTGCTGTTTGATGCGTCTATGATTCCTCATCGAGGATTACGGGACTTTGTCATTGATACAGCTGATGAATTAGGAATTCCTTATCAGTTTGATACAGTTGCTGGCGGAGGTACTGATGCTGGAAGACTTCACCTTCATAATAAGGGAGTCCCGTCGATGGTTGTGAGTATAGCTACACGATACATTCATAGCCATGCTGCAATCCTACATCGAGATGACTTCGAGAACGCAGTGAAACTTTTGGTCGAAGTCATCAAGCGATTGGATCAAGCAAAGTTAGAAGAAATTAAACAAGTGTAA
- a CDS encoding RNA methyltransferase has product MFVWETIQSVQNSKVKEWAKLNSKKGRDKEQLFLIEGLHLVEEALKSKAGIRTVLIMEGFHLQSKLEQSLQNSLATVYWITEPIAHKLSETENPQGIFAIVDIPVNQVDELIQDSPVLLLLDAIQDPGNLGTMIRTADAAGIQGVILGKGTVDVYNPKTIRSTMGSIFHLPIVQTDLNEICHELSERGFRILATSLEGAVPYDEALYDGPVAIVIGNEANGVSASILKQCDKFVKIPIYGQAESLNAAMAAGIIMYEAIRQRK; this is encoded by the coding sequence ATGTTCGTGTGGGAAACCATTCAATCTGTTCAGAATTCCAAGGTCAAAGAATGGGCCAAGCTGAATAGTAAAAAAGGTAGAGATAAGGAGCAGCTTTTTCTTATCGAAGGTCTTCATTTGGTAGAGGAAGCACTTAAAAGTAAAGCGGGTATTCGAACGGTTCTGATTATGGAGGGGTTTCATTTACAGTCGAAGCTAGAACAGTCCTTACAGAATAGTTTAGCTACGGTTTATTGGATCACCGAGCCTATCGCGCATAAATTATCAGAAACCGAGAACCCTCAAGGGATTTTTGCTATCGTAGATATACCAGTGAACCAGGTGGACGAGCTGATTCAAGACTCTCCTGTACTCTTACTCCTAGATGCTATCCAGGATCCTGGTAATCTTGGTACCATGATTCGAACTGCAGATGCTGCAGGAATTCAAGGTGTCATCCTAGGGAAGGGTACCGTTGATGTATACAACCCAAAAACCATTCGGTCTACGATGGGTTCTATTTTTCATCTGCCCATAGTTCAAACCGATTTAAATGAGATTTGTCATGAGCTTTCTGAGCGAGGATTTAGAATCCTGGCGACGAGCTTGGAGGGAGCAGTACCGTACGACGAGGCTCTCTATGATGGCCCTGTTGCCATTGTGATTGGTAATGAGGCCAACGGTGTATCAGCGTCTATTCTTAAACAGTGTGATAAGTTCGTAAAGATCCCGATCTATGGTCAGGCTGAGTCCTTGAATGCCGCGATGGCTGCGGGGATTATCATGTACGAAGCCATTCGCCAGCGAAAGTAA
- the pheT gene encoding phenylalanine--tRNA ligase subunit beta — protein MKVSYNWLKQYVDLEGITPEDLAERLTRSGIEVESVEARNKGVSKVVIGHVVERSKHPDADKLNVCQVDVGETVRLQIVCGAANVDAGQKVVVSVVGAELPGGLKIKKAKLRGVESQGMICSAKELGLNDKLLPKAQQEGIMVLPEETEVGQDAITYLGLDDYILELGLTPNRSDCLSMLGVAYEVGAILDRPVQLPDAVVEEAAESINGKVEVSIEAAEHCTHYATRLISNIKLGSSPLWMQSRLMAAGIRPISNIVDITNYVMLEMGQPLHAFDYDEVHQGRIVVRLAKDGEKLTTLDDIERTLDGEMLLITDELKPIGIAGVMGGANSEVSDKTTTILLESALFSGKSIRKTAKKLGLRSEASLRFEKEVDPEAVDRALDRAAQLMVELAGGTVAQGKAVDMTSEHKRAQVSLRLSRLNLLLGTTLEAEQVEAILGRLQFRYTRNGEVFEVEVPSRRQDITREVDLVEEVARLHGYDHIPTTLPIGPTTRGGLTDYQSFQRNLRNMLTGAGLYEVSTYSFTNEQIMYDFATLYKETKGIPLSMPMSEERSHLRVNLLPHMLETASYNRNRQNLDVAIFEMGRVFISEEERLTVLPEEKLGLAGLLTGNWTGDHWNSSAEKADFYLVKGVVELVLDNLGIQQVSYRQAENLKGMHPGRTAGLYVQDECVGYLGQVHPELQKKYDLDETFVFQIDLEKLYSYVATMNQYKFLPKYPASTRDLSIVVEEGTSAAALQQVIEEQAGAILEKVELFDVYTGEKIGAGKKSMAFSLVYRSAETTLTDQEVNEAHDRVVQGLAKAYKAELRG, from the coding sequence ATGAAAGTTTCCTATAACTGGTTAAAGCAATATGTGGATTTAGAAGGGATTACACCGGAGGATCTAGCGGAAAGACTGACGCGCAGCGGGATTGAAGTAGAAAGTGTGGAAGCTCGAAATAAAGGAGTATCCAAAGTCGTAATCGGTCATGTGGTGGAGAGAAGCAAACATCCAGACGCTGATAAACTTAATGTGTGCCAAGTCGATGTAGGTGAGACCGTTCGATTGCAGATTGTCTGTGGAGCAGCTAACGTTGATGCTGGCCAAAAGGTTGTCGTGTCCGTTGTAGGGGCAGAGCTGCCAGGAGGACTTAAGATCAAGAAAGCCAAGCTTAGAGGGGTGGAGTCTCAAGGGATGATTTGCTCCGCAAAGGAATTAGGGCTTAATGATAAGCTTCTCCCTAAGGCTCAACAGGAAGGAATTATGGTATTACCGGAAGAGACCGAAGTGGGTCAAGACGCTATTACTTACCTTGGATTAGATGATTATATTCTAGAACTAGGTCTAACCCCTAATCGTTCCGATTGTTTAAGCATGCTAGGAGTGGCATATGAGGTCGGTGCCATCCTCGACCGCCCAGTACAGCTGCCTGATGCCGTGGTTGAAGAAGCGGCTGAATCAATTAATGGGAAAGTGGAGGTATCCATCGAAGCAGCGGAGCACTGCACACATTATGCTACTCGTCTTATTTCTAATATTAAACTTGGTTCCTCTCCTTTGTGGATGCAAAGCCGATTAATGGCTGCAGGTATCCGTCCTATTAGCAATATTGTAGATATTACGAACTACGTGATGCTTGAGATGGGGCAGCCGCTTCATGCCTTCGATTATGATGAAGTTCATCAAGGACGTATTGTCGTGCGTCTTGCAAAAGACGGAGAAAAATTGACAACTCTAGATGATATAGAGCGAACGCTTGATGGGGAGATGCTTCTCATCACAGATGAATTGAAGCCTATCGGGATCGCTGGTGTAATGGGAGGAGCGAACTCTGAGGTCTCAGATAAAACAACCACAATCCTTCTTGAATCAGCACTTTTTAGCGGGAAGTCCATTCGTAAGACAGCTAAAAAGTTAGGTCTGCGTTCGGAAGCAAGCCTCCGGTTTGAGAAAGAAGTAGATCCGGAAGCAGTAGACCGTGCCCTTGATCGTGCTGCTCAGCTTATGGTTGAGTTGGCTGGTGGTACAGTGGCCCAAGGAAAGGCCGTTGACATGACTAGTGAACACAAGAGAGCACAGGTATCTCTACGTTTATCTAGACTTAACTTGCTGTTAGGGACAACACTAGAGGCTGAACAAGTAGAGGCGATACTCGGTCGTTTGCAATTCAGGTATACTCGCAATGGTGAAGTGTTTGAAGTTGAAGTTCCATCTCGTAGGCAGGATATTACAAGAGAGGTGGATCTAGTGGAGGAAGTCGCCCGTCTTCACGGCTACGATCACATTCCAACTACTCTTCCTATTGGACCTACAACTAGAGGAGGACTAACAGATTATCAATCCTTCCAGCGTAACCTTCGGAATATGTTAACAGGTGCTGGGTTATATGAGGTCTCCACTTACTCTTTTACCAACGAGCAGATTATGTATGACTTTGCTACCTTGTATAAAGAGACCAAGGGAATTCCTCTTTCCATGCCGATGAGTGAAGAGCGAAGCCATCTTAGAGTAAATCTTCTTCCTCATATGTTGGAAACAGCCTCTTACAATCGGAACAGACAGAACCTTGATGTTGCCATCTTTGAGATGGGTCGTGTGTTTATAAGCGAAGAGGAAAGATTAACCGTTCTTCCTGAAGAAAAATTAGGCCTAGCCGGCTTATTAACGGGTAATTGGACGGGAGATCATTGGAACTCTTCCGCTGAGAAGGCCGATTTCTATTTGGTTAAGGGTGTCGTCGAACTTGTTTTAGACAATTTAGGAATTCAGCAGGTATCTTACAGACAGGCAGAAAACCTGAAGGGAATGCATCCAGGCCGAACAGCTGGGCTTTATGTACAGGATGAATGTGTTGGTTATCTCGGACAGGTACATCCAGAACTTCAAAAGAAATACGATCTAGATGAAACGTTTGTCTTCCAAATCGATTTGGAAAAGCTCTACAGTTACGTAGCAACCATGAACCAATACAAGTTCTTACCTAAATATCCGGCGAGTACACGTGATTTAAGCATCGTGGTAGAAGAAGGAACCTCTGCAGCTGCGCTGCAACAAGTGATTGAAGAGCAAGCAGGAGCAATCCTTGAAAAAGTTGAGCTATTCGATGTGTATACGGGTGAAAAAATTGGAGCAGGGAAGAAGAGTATGGCTTTCTCCTTAGTTTACCGCAGTGCGGAAACCACCTTGACCGATCAAGAAGTTAATGAAGCTCATGACAGAGTCGTTCAGGGACTGGCGAAGGCATATAAAGCAGAACTGCGTGGATAG
- a CDS encoding alpha/beta-type small acid-soluble spore protein codes for MANRNKLIVPQSASLIDEIKYEIANEFGVYDFGAYATARGNGSVGGEITKRLVKMAESALAGQQQQ; via the coding sequence ATGGCCAACCGAAACAAATTGATTGTTCCCCAGTCTGCTTCATTGATTGATGAAATAAAATATGAGATTGCCAATGAATTTGGTGTCTACGATTTTGGTGCTTATGCCACTGCTCGCGGTAACGGTTCAGTCGGTGGGGAGATTACTAAGCGTTTAGTAAAGATGGCAGAGAGTGCATTAGCCGGTCAACAACAGCAATAA
- a CDS encoding CvpA family protein, with the protein MNIVDIGLIGLFMISLFYGHHRGFVKLAIGLVGLIVSLVVAYSFSLDTAVFLQEQFPLPAESTNPLLQMLLSMSSLHSFIYSALAFILLFFIVRFLCNIMGRVLQSFAELPIISILNRSLGAILGGLLMLLFLMVSIHLLDMAPSGKWKKTYYQSAITQYLFDLSPFISEHIRNVPTPRPHDRSDIL; encoded by the coding sequence ATGAACATTGTCGATATAGGTCTTATCGGCCTTTTTATGATAAGTCTTTTTTATGGTCATCATAGGGGATTTGTCAAGCTTGCCATCGGTTTAGTGGGCCTGATTGTCTCTCTTGTTGTTGCATACTCCTTTTCTTTGGATACTGCTGTATTTCTACAAGAGCAATTTCCTCTCCCGGCAGAAAGCACCAATCCTCTTTTACAGATGTTGCTTAGTATGAGTTCTCTTCATTCATTCATTTATTCAGCGCTGGCGTTTATCCTCTTATTTTTTATTGTTCGGTTTCTTTGCAATATCATGGGAAGGGTACTTCAATCTTTTGCAGAGCTGCCTATTATCTCAATACTCAATCGCAGTCTTGGAGCTATCCTGGGTGGCTTGCTCATGCTCCTGTTCTTGATGGTCTCCATCCACTTGCTTGACATGGCTCCGAGTGGAAAGTGGAAGAAAACTTATTACCAGTCTGCCATTACACAATATCTGTTCGATCTATCCCCTTTTATTTCAGAACATATCCGGAATGTTCCTACTCCCCGTCCTCATGATCGAAGCGATATCCTATAG
- a CDS encoding sigma-w pathway protein ysdB: MVLIFRALLFILIAIAFYWCFRFFLNPQRKLAQALEEKRTLIMDDKSSVHRNILIAYKGVLFEGEKYMGTTPDAFQIIKIHIWPRDHQRLVGLEKKDFEELKQIVQGRYPFAEITWKSPIKEFLQDRLP; this comes from the coding sequence ATGGTTCTTATTTTTCGCGCGCTTCTGTTTATTCTCATTGCCATTGCGTTCTATTGGTGCTTTCGATTCTTTCTCAATCCCCAGCGGAAATTGGCTCAAGCCTTAGAAGAAAAGCGCACATTAATCATGGACGATAAGAGCAGCGTCCATCGAAATATATTGATTGCTTATAAAGGAGTTCTGTTTGAAGGTGAGAAGTATATGGGCACTACACCAGATGCTTTTCAGATCATAAAAATTCATATTTGGCCCAGAGATCATCAGCGGCTTGTGGGGTTGGAGAAAAAAGATTTTGAGGAATTAAAACAAATTGTCCAGGGAAGATATCCTTTTGCGGAGATAACCTGGAAAAGCCCTATTAAAGAGTTTCTGCAAGATCGATTACCATAA
- a CDS encoding TrkA family potassium uptake protein yields MAARTFAVIGMGRFGSSVAKTLYEMGYDVMAIDSNEEKIQEHIQYVTYAVQADSTDEHALKELGIRNFDVVVVAIGEDIQASILTSLILKELGVKQIVVKAQNERHGKVLYKVGADRVVFPERDMGSRVANNLISPGILDFIELAEDYSVAEIAATDRMVGKNLIELNVRAKFGVNVMAIKSGPNINIAPKAEDTISEGDILVVIGHNVDLKRMEEKTK; encoded by the coding sequence TTGGCTGCGAGAACGTTTGCGGTTATAGGAATGGGGCGGTTTGGCTCAAGTGTCGCGAAGACGCTTTATGAGATGGGATATGATGTAATGGCCATCGACTCCAATGAAGAGAAGATTCAGGAGCATATCCAATATGTTACCTACGCGGTTCAAGCGGATTCAACGGATGAACATGCACTGAAGGAACTGGGGATACGGAATTTTGATGTGGTAGTCGTAGCTATTGGGGAAGATATTCAAGCGAGCATCCTTACATCCTTGATCCTTAAGGAACTGGGTGTAAAGCAGATCGTTGTAAAAGCTCAAAATGAACGTCATGGTAAAGTACTTTATAAGGTTGGGGCTGACCGTGTGGTATTCCCGGAGAGGGACATGGGAAGTCGTGTCGCTAACAATTTAATCTCCCCAGGTATACTCGATTTCATTGAGTTAGCTGAAGATTACAGCGTAGCGGAGATTGCAGCAACGGACCGCATGGTAGGCAAGAATTTAATTGAACTCAATGTTCGTGCTAAGTTTGGTGTGAACGTGATGGCGATTAAGAGCGGACCGAATATTAACATAGCACCTAAGGCAGAAGACACGATTTCTGAGGGCGATATTCTCGTTGTTATCGGTCATAACGTTGATTTGAAGCGTATGGAGGAGAAGACAAAATAG
- the zapA gene encoding cell division protein ZapA: MREDEKIKITVDIYGHQYRMVGKASASHLRSVAHYVDEKMRHIANGNARLDTAKIAVLSAVNIADEFFQLKKEYEELLRILEEEEKRKE; encoded by the coding sequence GTGCGAGAAGATGAAAAAATAAAAATAACAGTTGATATATATGGACATCAATATCGTATGGTTGGAAAGGCAAGTGCTTCGCATTTACGCTCTGTGGCTCATTACGTGGATGAGAAAATGAGACATATTGCTAATGGGAATGCCAGGCTAGATACGGCTAAAATTGCTGTGCTTTCCGCTGTAAATATTGCAGATGAATTTTTTCAGCTCAAAAAGGAATATGAGGAGTTGCTCCGGATTTTAGAAGAGGAGGAAAAGCGTAAGGAATGA
- the pheS gene encoding phenylalanine--tRNA ligase subunit alpha codes for MREQLVEVKEKALSQLQEAGNLNELNDLRVKYLGKKGELTEILKGMGKLSAEERPLIGQLANEVRNAIEGLLAQKKESLEAAALIEQLKSQRLDVTLPGKQLPKGNKHPLTQIIEQIEDIFIGLGFEIAEGPELETDYYNFEALNLPKDHPARDMQDTFYITEDLLMRTHTSPNQARVMENKQGEVPVKIICPGRVYRRDDDDATHSHVFTQIEGLVIGKDIRMSDLKGILLAFSREMFGEDVSIRLRPSFFPFTEPSAEVDVTCAVCKGHGCRVCKDTGWLEILGSGMVHPKVLEMSGYDSEKYTGFAFGMGVERIAMLKYGIEDIRHFYNNDIRFLKQFNRK; via the coding sequence GTGCGTGAACAATTAGTGGAAGTGAAAGAAAAAGCACTTAGTCAGCTTCAAGAGGCAGGCAATTTGAACGAGCTTAACGACCTAAGAGTGAAATATTTAGGTAAAAAAGGTGAGCTCACAGAGATCTTGAAAGGAATGGGGAAGCTCTCTGCAGAAGAGCGACCGCTTATTGGTCAGCTGGCTAACGAAGTTCGAAATGCTATTGAAGGGTTATTGGCTCAGAAGAAGGAGTCACTAGAGGCTGCAGCGTTAATAGAACAACTTAAGAGTCAACGATTGGATGTTACTCTTCCAGGAAAGCAGTTGCCTAAAGGAAATAAGCATCCTCTTACACAAATCATCGAGCAAATTGAAGATATCTTTATTGGATTAGGCTTTGAGATTGCTGAAGGGCCCGAGTTAGAGACAGATTATTACAACTTTGAAGCTCTCAACCTGCCTAAGGACCATCCCGCACGAGATATGCAAGATACCTTTTATATTACAGAAGATTTGTTAATGCGTACCCATACCTCTCCTAATCAAGCGCGAGTAATGGAGAATAAGCAAGGGGAAGTACCAGTAAAAATCATTTGTCCTGGACGAGTGTATCGCAGGGATGATGACGATGCTACACATTCCCATGTCTTTACTCAGATTGAAGGTCTTGTCATCGGCAAGGACATTCGCATGAGCGATCTAAAAGGAATTCTTCTTGCTTTCTCTCGTGAGATGTTTGGTGAAGATGTGAGCATTCGATTAAGACCTAGCTTCTTCCCGTTCACCGAACCAAGCGCAGAAGTCGATGTAACCTGTGCTGTTTGTAAAGGTCATGGTTGTCGAGTATGCAAAGATACAGGATGGCTCGAAATCTTAGGTTCAGGAATGGTTCATCCTAAGGTCCTCGAAATGTCGGGCTATGATTCGGAAAAATATACTGGTTTTGCCTTTGGAATGGGTGTAGAGCGTATTGCCATGCTTAAGTACGGTATAGAAGATATTAGACATTTCTATAACAATGACATTCGATTCTTAAAACAATTCAATCGTAAGTAG